In one window of Nocardioides panacisoli DNA:
- a CDS encoding VOC family protein has protein sequence MSDTTLLTPDQVRAEELGDWCLMLRSLRARFRTGSFSTGAELAGRVAEAADAMNHHPDLDLRFPHVDVALTSHDVDGVTARDVRLARRISEIAAELGASPAPEQVQHLELALDTHDHEALKPFWRAVLGYADAPRPDEVLDPAGRFPALWFQEAGPHEAPHQRFHLDVHVAPEHAEARITAALEAGGRMVDEAAAPSFWVLADPDGNRACICTWQPPAQDAA, from the coding sequence ATGAGCGACACCACGCTGCTGACCCCCGACCAGGTCCGTGCCGAGGAGCTCGGCGACTGGTGCCTGATGCTCCGTTCGCTGCGCGCCCGGTTCCGTACCGGCAGCTTCTCGACCGGTGCCGAGCTCGCCGGTCGCGTCGCCGAGGCCGCCGACGCCATGAACCACCACCCCGACCTCGACCTGCGGTTCCCGCACGTCGACGTCGCACTGACCAGCCACGACGTGGACGGCGTGACCGCGCGGGACGTCCGGCTGGCGCGCCGCATCAGCGAGATCGCGGCCGAGCTCGGGGCGAGCCCCGCCCCCGAGCAGGTCCAGCATCTCGAGCTGGCCCTCGACACCCACGACCACGAGGCCCTCAAGCCGTTCTGGCGGGCGGTGCTCGGCTACGCCGACGCCCCGCGGCCCGACGAGGTGCTCGACCCGGCGGGCCGCTTCCCGGCGCTGTGGTTCCAGGAGGCCGGACCGCACGAGGCACCCCACCAGCGGTTCCACCTCGACGTCCACGTCGCACCCGAGCACGCCGAGGCCCGGATCACCGCGGCGCTCGAGGCCGGTGGCCGCATGGTGGACGAGGCCGCGGCGCCGTCGTTCTGGGTGCTGGCCGATCCCGACGGCAACCGTGCCTGCATCTGCACCTGGCAGCCGCCGGCGCAGGACGCGGCCTGA
- a CDS encoding acetolactate synthase large subunit: MSEQQQPGARTPVTGAESLVKSLEAAGVTDVFGIPGGAILPAYDPLMDSSIRHILVRHEQGAGHAAQGYAAATGRVGVCMATSGPGATNLVTPLADAHMDSVPMVAVTGQVGAGAIGTDAFQEADIRGITMPITKHNFLVTDPRDIPGTVAQAFHIAQTGRPGPVLVDVAKSALQAQTEFVWPTELQLPGYRPVTRPHAKQVREAAKLILEARRPVLYVGGGTIRSGAAKELRELAELTGMPVVTTLMARGAFPDSHPQHLGMPGMHGTVAAVAGMQKSDLLISLGARFDDRVTGLLESFAPDAKVIHADIDPAEIGKNRHADVPIVGDVREVLLDLITTLRTEADAGHTGDYEAWVNFLAGVKKTYPLGYDEPDDGGLAPQYVIERLGALAGEDAIYTAGVGQHQMWAAHFVGYEAPNRWINSGGLGTMGFSVPAAMGAKVGMPDNTVWAIDGDGCFQMTNQELATCAINDIPIKVAVINNESLGMVRQWQTLFYNERYSNTDLHSKRVPDFVKLAEAYGCVGLACDSPEDVDATIAKAMEINDAPVVVDFRVHRDAMVWPMVAAGTSNDDIKYARDLAPTFEEDEL, translated from the coding sequence ATGAGTGAGCAGCAGCAGCCGGGCGCACGCACCCCGGTGACGGGCGCGGAGAGCCTGGTGAAGTCGCTGGAGGCAGCGGGCGTCACCGACGTCTTCGGCATCCCCGGCGGCGCCATCCTCCCCGCCTACGACCCCCTGATGGACTCCTCCATCCGCCACATCCTGGTGCGCCACGAGCAGGGTGCCGGCCACGCCGCCCAGGGCTACGCCGCCGCGACCGGCCGGGTCGGCGTGTGCATGGCGACCTCGGGGCCGGGCGCCACCAACCTGGTGACGCCGTTGGCCGACGCCCACATGGACTCGGTGCCGATGGTCGCGGTCACCGGCCAGGTCGGTGCGGGTGCGATCGGCACCGACGCCTTCCAGGAGGCCGACATCCGCGGCATCACGATGCCGATCACCAAGCACAACTTCCTGGTCACCGACCCCCGCGACATCCCGGGCACGGTGGCGCAGGCCTTCCACATCGCACAGACCGGACGCCCCGGCCCGGTCCTGGTCGACGTCGCGAAGTCGGCACTGCAGGCCCAGACCGAGTTCGTCTGGCCCACCGAGCTCCAGCTGCCCGGCTACCGGCCCGTGACCCGGCCGCACGCCAAGCAGGTCCGCGAGGCGGCGAAGCTGATCCTCGAGGCGCGCCGGCCGGTGCTCTACGTCGGCGGCGGCACCATCCGCTCCGGGGCGGCCAAGGAGCTGCGGGAGCTGGCCGAGCTCACCGGCATGCCGGTCGTGACCACCCTGATGGCGCGCGGCGCGTTCCCCGACTCCCACCCGCAGCACCTGGGCATGCCGGGCATGCACGGCACCGTCGCCGCGGTCGCGGGCATGCAGAAGAGTGACCTGCTGATCAGCCTCGGTGCGCGCTTCGACGACCGCGTCACCGGACTCCTGGAGTCCTTCGCCCCCGACGCCAAGGTCATCCACGCCGACATCGACCCGGCCGAGATCGGCAAGAACCGCCACGCCGACGTCCCGATCGTGGGCGACGTCCGCGAGGTCCTGCTGGACCTGATCACCACGCTGCGCACCGAGGCCGACGCCGGCCACACCGGTGACTACGAGGCGTGGGTCAACTTCCTCGCCGGCGTGAAGAAGACCTACCCGCTGGGCTATGACGAGCCCGACGACGGCGGCCTCGCGCCGCAGTACGTCATCGAGCGACTCGGTGCGCTGGCCGGTGAGGACGCGATCTACACCGCCGGCGTCGGCCAGCACCAGATGTGGGCCGCGCACTTCGTGGGCTACGAGGCGCCCAACCGGTGGATCAACTCCGGAGGCCTCGGCACCATGGGCTTCTCGGTGCCCGCCGCGATGGGCGCCAAGGTCGGCATGCCCGACAACACGGTGTGGGCGATCGACGGTGACGGCTGTTTCCAGATGACCAACCAGGAGCTCGCCACCTGCGCGATCAACGACATCCCGATCAAGGTCGCGGTCATCAACAACGAGTCGCTGGGCATGGTGCGGCAGTGGCAGACGCTGTTCTACAACGAGCGCTACTCCAACACCGACCTGCACTCCAAGCGGGTCCCGGACTTCGTCAAGCTCGCCGAGGCCTACGGCTGCGTCGGCCTGGCGTGTGACTCGCCCGAGGACGTGGACGCCACCATCGCCAAGGCGATGGAGATCAACGACGCGCCGGTCGTGGTCGACTTCCGTGTCCACCGCGACGCGATGGTCTGGCCGATGGTCGCGGCCGGCACCAGCAACGACGACATCAAGTACGCCCGCGACCTGGCCCCGACGTTCGAGGAGGACGAGCTGTGA
- the ilvN gene encoding acetolactate synthase small subunit, translated as MSTHTLSVLVENKPGVLARIAGLFSRRGFNIDSLAVGPTEHDDVSRMTIAVNVAENPLEQVTKQLNKLVEVIKIVELEDDASVNRELVLVKVGASPETRGEVLDCVQLFRAKVIDVAPDALTIQIVGNPDKIKDFLRVIEPYGIRELVQSGMVAIGRGSRSISERGKPVAVPVPPAAGG; from the coding sequence GTGAGCACCCACACCCTCTCGGTGCTGGTCGAGAACAAGCCCGGTGTCCTGGCGCGGATCGCAGGACTCTTCAGCCGGCGCGGCTTCAACATCGACTCGCTCGCCGTGGGCCCCACCGAGCACGACGACGTGTCCCGGATGACCATTGCCGTCAACGTGGCGGAGAACCCGCTGGAGCAGGTCACCAAGCAGCTCAACAAGCTGGTCGAGGTGATCAAGATCGTGGAGCTGGAGGACGACGCCTCGGTCAACCGGGAGCTCGTGCTGGTCAAGGTCGGCGCCTCGCCCGAGACACGCGGTGAGGTCCTCGACTGCGTCCAGCTGTTCCGGGCCAAGGTCATCGACGTGGCCCCGGACGCGCTCACGATCCAGATCGTGGGCAACCCCGACAAGATCAAGGACTTCCTGCGGGTCATCGAGCCCTACGGGATCCGTGAGCTGGTCCAGTCGGGCATGGTCGCCATCGGCCGGGGCTCCCGGTCGATCTCCGAGCGCGGCAAGCCCGTCGCCGTACCCGTGCCGCCCGCCGCGGGCGGGTAG
- the ilvC gene encoding ketol-acid reductoisomerase: MAEIYYDDDADLSLIQDKHVAVIGYGSQGHAHALNLRDSGVDVRVGLPEGSRSRPKAEEEGLKVLTPAEAVEEADVVVVLAPDQYQRDLYRESIEPHLAAGDTLVFGHGFNVRFGYIQAPEGVDVILVAPKAPGHTVRREFVAGRGIPDIIAVEQDASGSAWELAKSYAKGIGGTRAGVIKTTFTEETETDLFGEQAVLCGGVSHLVQAGFETLTEAGYQPEIAYFEVLHELKLIVDLMAEGGIAKQRWSVSDTAEYGDYVSGPRVIGPEVKQAMKGVLDEIQDGSFAKRFIDDQDNGATEFNQLREKEAGHPIEATGKALRGHFSWQQIDDDYTEGSAAR, encoded by the coding sequence GTGGCCGAGATCTACTACGACGACGATGCCGACCTGTCCCTGATCCAGGACAAGCACGTGGCGGTCATCGGATATGGCAGCCAGGGCCATGCCCACGCACTCAACCTGCGTGACTCCGGTGTCGACGTGCGCGTCGGGCTCCCCGAGGGGTCCAGGAGCCGCCCGAAGGCCGAGGAGGAGGGTCTGAAGGTGCTCACGCCCGCCGAGGCGGTCGAGGAGGCCGACGTCGTCGTGGTCCTCGCACCCGACCAGTACCAGCGCGACCTCTACCGGGAGTCCATCGAGCCGCACCTGGCCGCGGGGGACACCCTCGTCTTCGGCCACGGCTTCAACGTGCGCTTCGGCTACATCCAGGCGCCCGAGGGCGTCGACGTCATCCTCGTCGCGCCGAAGGCCCCCGGCCACACCGTGCGCCGCGAGTTCGTCGCCGGCCGCGGCATCCCCGACATCATCGCCGTCGAGCAGGACGCCTCGGGTTCGGCCTGGGAGCTGGCGAAGTCCTACGCCAAGGGCATCGGCGGCACCCGCGCCGGCGTCATCAAGACCACCTTCACCGAGGAGACCGAGACCGACCTGTTCGGTGAGCAGGCCGTGCTGTGCGGCGGCGTCTCGCACCTGGTCCAGGCCGGGTTCGAGACCCTCACCGAGGCCGGCTACCAGCCCGAGATCGCCTACTTCGAGGTGTTGCACGAGCTCAAGCTCATCGTCGACCTGATGGCGGAGGGCGGCATCGCCAAGCAGCGGTGGAGCGTCTCCGACACCGCCGAGTACGGCGACTACGTCTCCGGTCCGCGGGTCATCGGCCCCGAGGTCAAGCAGGCGATGAAGGGCGTGCTGGACGAGATCCAGGACGGCTCCTTCGCCAAGCGCTTCATCGACGACCAGGACAACGGCGCGACGGAGTTCAACCAGCTCCGCGAGAAGGAGGCCGGCCACCCGATCGAGGCGACCGGCAAGGCGCTGCGCGGCCACTTCTCCTGGCAGCAGATCGACGACGACTACACCGAGGGCTCCGCCGCCCGCTGA
- a CDS encoding DsbA family oxidoreductase, with the protein MRIEIWSDVVCPWCYIGKRRWEGALAEFEHADQVEVVWRSFQLDPGASTEPGPVAAEHLGRKYGGGSDAGRDMVDRMEAVAAEEGMVWRHHESRPVNTVDAHRLLHLALAESGTTVQATLKEELLAAYFVRAENIADHEVLRTAAEKAGLPADRVADVLASGEYRQDVFADQDQAHEYGAGGVPFAVVDGRYGVSGAQPAATLLEVLHKAWEAAHPVVEMTGAAGADVCGPDGCS; encoded by the coding sequence ATGCGTATCGAGATCTGGTCCGACGTCGTGTGCCCGTGGTGCTACATCGGCAAGCGCCGCTGGGAGGGCGCGCTCGCGGAGTTCGAGCACGCCGACCAGGTGGAGGTCGTCTGGCGTTCCTTCCAGCTCGACCCGGGCGCGTCCACCGAGCCCGGGCCGGTCGCTGCCGAGCACCTCGGCCGCAAGTACGGCGGGGGGTCGGACGCCGGTCGCGACATGGTCGACCGCATGGAGGCCGTCGCGGCCGAGGAGGGCATGGTCTGGCGCCACCACGAGTCGCGCCCGGTCAACACCGTCGACGCCCACCGGCTGCTGCACCTGGCCCTGGCCGAGAGCGGCACGACCGTGCAGGCCACCTTGAAGGAGGAGCTGCTGGCGGCGTACTTCGTCCGTGCGGAGAACATCGCCGACCACGAGGTGCTGCGGACGGCTGCCGAGAAGGCCGGGCTGCCCGCGGACCGGGTCGCTGACGTGCTGGCGTCCGGTGAGTACCGCCAGGACGTCTTCGCCGACCAGGACCAGGCCCACGAGTACGGCGCCGGCGGGGTGCCGTTCGCCGTCGTCGACGGCCGGTACGGCGTCTCCGGCGCCCAGCCCGCCGCCACGTTGCTGGAGGTACTGCACAAGGCGTGGGAGGCCGCGCACCCGGTCGTGGAGATGACCGGAGCCGCCGGGGCCGACGTCTGCGGCCCCGACGGCTGCTCCTGA
- a CDS encoding ABC transporter permease subunit: MSTTTATDSATDTRPAPTRPQQRTAPAPIPFTRILGVEFQKMFDTRAGLWLMASVVIVSLLTTAGVIVFADAEDLTYETFGTAVGIPMSVVLPIIAILAVTSEWSQRTALTTFTLVPSRGRVIAAKLVDILVIGLAGMGIAMGAGAVGNVVGTAIAGEDPVWNLETQVFGQLLLAMIITMLVGFALAALFRSTPAAIVGYFVWGMVLPGISGALAGVNQWWFDNAAWFELNTAMFPLYDQVPTGEQWAQLGVTTLIWVVLPCLVGTRLLLRSEVK, from the coding sequence ATGAGCACCACCACCGCCACCGACAGCGCCACCGACACTCGCCCGGCGCCCACGCGCCCGCAGCAGCGCACCGCTCCCGCCCCGATCCCGTTCACGCGGATCCTGGGCGTGGAGTTCCAGAAGATGTTCGACACCCGCGCCGGGCTCTGGCTCATGGCCAGCGTCGTGATCGTCTCCCTACTGACCACCGCCGGGGTGATCGTCTTCGCCGACGCCGAGGACCTGACGTACGAGACCTTCGGCACCGCGGTCGGCATCCCGATGTCGGTGGTCCTGCCGATCATCGCCATCCTCGCCGTGACCAGTGAGTGGAGCCAGCGCACCGCCCTGACGACCTTCACGCTGGTGCCGAGTCGCGGTCGTGTGATCGCCGCCAAGCTCGTCGACATCCTCGTCATCGGCCTGGCCGGCATGGGCATCGCCATGGGTGCCGGTGCCGTCGGCAACGTCGTCGGCACCGCGATCGCCGGCGAGGACCCGGTGTGGAACCTCGAGACCCAGGTCTTCGGCCAGCTCCTGCTCGCCATGATCATCACGATGCTGGTCGGCTTCGCGCTGGCGGCGCTGTTCCGCAGCACGCCCGCCGCGATCGTGGGCTACTTCGTGTGGGGCATGGTGCTGCCGGGCATCTCCGGCGCGCTGGCGGGCGTGAACCAGTGGTGGTTCGACAACGCCGCGTGGTTCGAGCTCAACACGGCGATGTTCCCGCTGTATGACCAGGTGCCCACCGGCGAGCAGTGGGCGCAGCTGGGCGTCACGACGCTGATCTGGGTCGTGCTGCCGTGCCTGGTCGGCACCCGGCTGCTGCTGCGCTCGGAGGTGAAGTGA
- a CDS encoding ABC transporter ATP-binding protein — MIDITDLTKSYGGFTAVDGVTFTARPGRVTGFLGPNGAGKTTTMRAMVGLTVPDAGSATVLDRHFADLPNPGREVGVLLDASAQHAGRTGREVLSIAQRTMGLPKERVSATLERVSLTEQEAGRRVRNYSLGMRQRLGIATALIGEPDVLILDEPANGLDPAGIRWMRDLLRDFADAGGTVLLSSHLLHEIEVIADDIVVIGNGRIVAQGTKQELLLSGDTLVRAADTDGLRRALTGAGFTAEPLDGALLTDGDLAAVGRTAYDAGIVLTELRAADGAGLEEMFLELTAESQRDHLEGAAA, encoded by the coding sequence ATGATCGACATCACCGACCTGACCAAGTCCTACGGCGGCTTCACGGCCGTCGACGGCGTCACCTTCACCGCCCGCCCGGGCCGTGTGACCGGGTTCCTCGGTCCCAACGGCGCCGGCAAGACCACGACCATGCGCGCCATGGTCGGGCTGACCGTGCCCGATGCCGGCAGTGCCACCGTGCTCGACCGGCACTTCGCCGACCTGCCCAACCCCGGCCGGGAGGTCGGCGTACTCCTCGACGCCTCGGCGCAGCACGCCGGCCGCACCGGCCGGGAGGTCCTCAGCATCGCGCAACGGACGATGGGGCTGCCCAAGGAGCGGGTGTCCGCGACCCTGGAGCGGGTCAGCCTCACCGAGCAGGAGGCGGGCCGGCGCGTGCGCAACTACTCCCTCGGCATGCGGCAGCGGCTGGGCATCGCTACGGCGCTGATCGGCGAGCCCGACGTGCTGATCCTCGACGAGCCGGCCAACGGCCTCGACCCGGCCGGCATCCGCTGGATGCGGGACCTGCTGCGGGACTTCGCCGACGCGGGCGGCACCGTGCTGCTCTCCTCGCACCTGCTGCACGAGATCGAGGTCATCGCCGACGACATCGTCGTCATCGGCAACGGCCGCATCGTCGCCCAGGGCACCAAGCAGGAGCTGCTGCTCAGCGGCGACACCCTGGTCCGCGCCGCCGACACCGACGGCCTCCGCCGGGCCCTCACCGGCGCCGGCTTCACCGCCGAGCCGCTCGACGGCGCCCTCCTCACCGACGGGGACCTCGCCGCCGTCGGCCGGACGGCGTACGACGCCGGGATCGTCCTGACCGAACTCCGCGCCGCCGACGGTGCCGGGCTGGAGGAGATGTTCCTGGAGCTCACCGCCGAGAGCCAGCGCGACCACCTCGAAGGAGCAGCAGCATGA
- the serA gene encoding phosphoglycerate dehydrogenase, with the protein MTDRPVVLLAEELSPATVDALGGDFEIRTCDGADRSSLLAAIVDADAILVRSATTIDAEALAAATRLKVVARAGVGLDNVDVRAATQSGVMVVNAPTSNIVSAAELAIALMLAAARHVSPAHAALRHGEWARSRYSGIELFEKTVGIVGLGRIGVLVAQRLSAFGMDVIAYDPYVQAGRAAQIGVRLVDLDTLMAESDFLSVHLPRTPETVGLIGAEQLAHAKPSLVLVNAARGGIVDEDALHAALKDGRIAAAGLDVYAEEPCTDSPLFGLDNVVATPHLGASTEEAQEKAGVAVARSVRLALAGELVPDAVNVQGGVIAEEVRPGIGLTERLGQIFTGVAGEVAQQLDVEVRGEITVHDVKVLELAALKGVFTGIVEEKVSYVNAPLLAAERGTEVRLVTAVESPDHRNMITLRGTLPDGSQVSVSGTLLGIHRRERLVEVNGYDIEVEPTRHLAFFTYADRPGMVGTVGQVLGDAGVNIAGMQVAREAKGGQALVALSVDSAIPGEALDRIAVAIDATMIRAVDLVDG; encoded by the coding sequence GTGACCGACCGCCCCGTCGTTCTCCTCGCCGAGGAGCTGAGCCCCGCCACCGTCGATGCCCTCGGGGGCGACTTCGAGATCCGCACCTGCGACGGCGCCGACCGGTCCTCGCTGCTCGCCGCCATCGTCGACGCCGACGCGATCCTGGTGCGGTCGGCCACCACGATCGACGCCGAGGCCCTGGCCGCTGCCACCCGGCTGAAAGTCGTCGCCCGCGCGGGGGTGGGCCTGGACAACGTCGACGTCCGCGCCGCGACGCAGTCGGGCGTGATGGTCGTCAACGCGCCCACCTCCAACATCGTGTCCGCCGCCGAGCTCGCGATCGCCCTGATGCTGGCGGCCGCCCGGCACGTCTCGCCGGCGCACGCGGCGCTGCGGCACGGCGAGTGGGCGCGCTCGCGCTACTCCGGCATCGAGCTCTTCGAGAAGACCGTCGGCATCGTGGGCCTGGGCCGGATCGGCGTCCTGGTCGCCCAGCGCCTGAGCGCCTTCGGCATGGACGTCATCGCCTACGACCCCTACGTGCAGGCCGGCCGGGCGGCGCAGATCGGGGTGCGACTGGTCGACCTGGACACGCTGATGGCCGAGTCGGACTTCCTCTCCGTCCACCTGCCCAGGACGCCCGAGACCGTCGGCCTCATCGGGGCCGAGCAGCTGGCCCACGCCAAGCCGTCACTGGTGCTGGTCAACGCGGCGCGCGGCGGCATCGTGGACGAGGACGCCCTGCACGCCGCGCTCAAGGACGGCCGCATCGCCGCCGCCGGTCTCGACGTCTACGCCGAGGAACCCTGCACCGACAGCCCGCTGTTCGGGCTCGACAACGTCGTCGCGACCCCGCACCTGGGGGCGTCCACGGAGGAGGCGCAGGAGAAGGCCGGCGTGGCCGTCGCCCGGTCCGTGCGGCTCGCGCTCGCCGGCGAGCTGGTCCCGGACGCGGTCAACGTGCAGGGGGGCGTGATCGCCGAGGAGGTCCGCCCCGGCATCGGCCTGACCGAGCGACTCGGCCAGATCTTCACCGGCGTCGCCGGTGAGGTCGCCCAGCAGCTCGACGTCGAGGTCCGCGGCGAGATCACCGTCCACGACGTCAAGGTGCTCGAGCTGGCCGCGCTCAAGGGCGTCTTCACCGGCATCGTGGAGGAGAAGGTCTCCTACGTGAACGCGCCGCTGCTCGCGGCCGAGCGCGGCACGGAGGTCCGGCTCGTGACGGCCGTGGAGAGCCCCGACCACCGCAACATGATCACGCTGCGGGGCACGCTCCCCGACGGTTCGCAGGTTTCGGTGAGCGGCACCCTGCTGGGCATCCACCGACGCGAGCGGCTGGTCGAGGTCAACGGCTACGACATCGAGGTCGAGCCGACGCGCCATCTGGCGTTCTTCACCTACGCCGACCGCCCCGGCATGGTCGGCACGGTCGGTCAGGTGCTCGGCGACGCGGGCGTCAACATCGCCGGCATGCAGGTGGCACGGGAGGCCAAGGGCGGCCAGGCGCTGGTCGCGCTCTCGGTCGACTCCGCGATCCCCGGCGAGGCGCTGGACCGGATCGCCGTCGCCATCGACGCCACGATGATCCGCGCGGTGGACCTCGTCGACGGCTGA
- a CDS encoding PLP-dependent aminotransferase family protein: MTQAISAPRVAALVDGFDRSPAYLGLATALREVIGDGRIGYGTRLPSERELTASLGVSRTTVTRAYAELRDTGYAEARHGAGTFTQLPGGPVRAYDRALRPGEVSGIDLTCAAASAPPGIAAAYAEAAARMPAHLGSHGYYPAGLPALQAALAATYDERGLPTRPEQIIVTAGALAATATVGRALATGGARVLVDSPTYPNAVQAVRAGGGRTVTTPIEPDGWDLDQIASTLRRRRPVLAHVMPEFHNPTGLVMPEADRHRYAAELRRHGGVALVDEAHQALRLDEGTDAPPFATLAPDAITIGSASKSVWGGLRIGWIRSPAPLVDTLVQSRITLDLGAPVLEQLVMLHLLEDGFTQVLAEHTARLRTQRDALVAALGEHLPDWRFRVPEGGMALWCALPGSSRRLVDAAAAYDVHLAPGPAFAPAGGLDRYLRLTFTRPAEELTEAVRRLAAAWADTEGTAPPRRTTTDPVMVA, translated from the coding sequence ATGACGCAGGCCATTTCCGCGCCGCGAGTCGCCGCGCTCGTCGACGGCTTCGACCGCTCCCCCGCCTACCTCGGACTCGCCACGGCCCTGCGGGAGGTCATCGGCGACGGGCGCATCGGCTACGGCACGCGGCTGCCCAGCGAGCGTGAGCTCACCGCCTCCCTCGGCGTCTCCCGCACCACCGTCACCCGTGCCTACGCCGAGCTCCGCGACACCGGGTACGCCGAGGCCCGCCACGGCGCCGGCACCTTCACCCAGCTGCCCGGCGGCCCGGTCCGCGCCTACGACCGTGCGCTGCGGCCCGGCGAGGTGAGCGGCATCGACCTGACCTGCGCGGCCGCGAGCGCCCCGCCCGGCATCGCGGCGGCATACGCCGAGGCCGCGGCGCGGATGCCGGCCCACCTGGGCAGCCACGGCTACTACCCCGCCGGGCTGCCGGCGCTCCAGGCGGCGCTCGCGGCGACGTACGACGAGCGTGGCCTGCCCACGCGGCCCGAGCAGATCATCGTCACCGCGGGCGCCCTGGCGGCCACCGCGACCGTCGGCCGGGCACTGGCCACCGGTGGCGCACGGGTGCTCGTCGACTCGCCGACCTACCCCAACGCGGTGCAGGCCGTGCGCGCCGGCGGCGGCCGCACCGTCACCACGCCCATCGAGCCCGACGGGTGGGACCTGGACCAGATCGCCTCCACCCTGCGACGCCGCCGCCCGGTGCTCGCGCACGTGATGCCGGAGTTCCACAACCCCACGGGCCTGGTGATGCCCGAGGCCGACCGCCACCGCTACGCCGCCGAGCTGCGCCGCCACGGCGGGGTGGCCCTGGTCGATGAGGCGCACCAGGCGCTGCGCCTCGACGAGGGGACGGATGCGCCGCCCTTCGCCACCCTGGCGCCGGACGCGATCACCATCGGCAGCGCCAGCAAGAGCGTGTGGGGTGGGCTGCGGATCGGCTGGATCCGCTCCCCCGCACCCCTGGTCGACACGCTGGTCCAGTCCCGCATCACCCTCGACCTCGGCGCCCCCGTGCTGGAACAACTCGTGATGCTCCACCTGCTCGAGGACGGCTTCACGCAGGTGCTGGCCGAGCACACCGCCCGGCTCCGCACCCAGCGCGACGCCCTGGTCGCGGCACTCGGCGAGCACCTGCCCGACTGGCGCTTCCGGGTGCCGGAGGGCGGCATGGCGCTGTGGTGCGCTCTGCCGGGATCCTCGCGCCGCCTCGTCGACGCCGCTGCGGCGTACGACGTCCACCTCGCGCCGGGGCCCGCGTTCGCGCCCGCCGGTGGGCTCGACCGCTACCTGCGGCTGACCTTCACCCGCCCCGCCGAGGAGCTCACCGAGGCCGTACGCCGCCTGGCCGCCGCCTGGGCCGACACCGAGGGCACCGCACCCCCGCGGCGTACGACGACCGACCCGGTGATGGTGGCCTGA
- a CDS encoding YczE/YyaS/YitT family protein — MTIADLRPDGAVLVDLGPVAQLRAGRLLLRLPQLVIGLYLFGASLAMMVRAGVGTAPWDVLHLGLIRHLPLSLGQVVIALSFVVLLAWIPLRERPGIGTIANALLVGLSADATLLLLDAPEAMAARVALMVGGVVLCGFASALYIGAQFGRGPRDGLMTGLSRRTGWSLRAVRTALELGVVLVGILLGGVAGLGTIVYALGIGPLTQALLPWCLVRLDVED, encoded by the coding sequence ATGACGATCGCCGACCTCCGCCCCGACGGCGCGGTGCTGGTGGACCTGGGGCCGGTGGCCCAGCTGCGTGCCGGCCGGCTGCTGCTCCGCCTCCCGCAATTGGTGATCGGGCTCTACCTGTTCGGGGCGAGCCTGGCGATGATGGTCCGCGCCGGCGTGGGGACCGCTCCGTGGGACGTGCTCCACCTCGGCCTGATCCGTCACCTGCCGCTGAGCCTGGGGCAGGTCGTCATCGCGCTCAGCTTCGTGGTGCTGCTGGCCTGGATCCCGCTGCGGGAGCGTCCCGGGATCGGCACCATCGCCAACGCACTCCTGGTGGGCCTCTCCGCCGACGCGACGCTGCTGCTGCTCGACGCCCCCGAGGCCATGGCGGCCCGCGTCGCGCTGATGGTCGGGGGCGTGGTGCTGTGCGGCTTCGCCTCGGCGCTCTACATCGGCGCCCAGTTCGGTCGTGGCCCGCGCGACGGCCTGATGACGGGGCTGAGCCGGCGCACCGGCTGGTCGCTGCGCGCGGTCCGCACCGCCCTGGAGCTCGGCGTGGTGCTCGTGGGCATCCTGCTGGGGGGCGTCGCCGGCCTGGGCACGATCGTCTACGCGCTGGGCATCGGTCCGCTCACCCAGGCGCTGCTCCCGTGGTGCCTGGTGCGGCTCGACGTCGAGGACTGA